The stretch of DNA CATTCAGCTGTGCAGCCTCCACAGTCAGGGGCACAGCATTAACGGGTTCCGGATCAGCCGTTGGGGACTGGTCTTGCGGGATTACACACGTATTCGGAAGAATCTGTGCCATCAGAGCTGCTGGCCCCATTCATCTCGTGGAGGTCAACCACCGCTCGCTCTCACAATGGTAACGCTTGTgtaataattagggctgtcaaatgataacatttaatcagattaatcacattttggaatttgaattaattatgattattcacaggtgattaccgtatttttcggactgtaagtcgcagtttttttcatagtttggccgggggtgcgacttatactcaggagcaatgttccctctaatttttaatgtttgtgagcaaacgcacaaactccctgagcattcagtggagcacatgtgagcaacatcagacgtgcacacagtggcctcaccagcgtcacacctgtcccaaacctgacatcataacaatttaaatgttttattaaaataattttctgatataagtgattttgccctcttacaatgacaataaaaaaaaaaaaaaggtttttcatGACCTAGTATTGtttgtctggctgcgggtcctgcctttaaaagaaatgttacccctttcagagattacatttagttcctgtaactttctgtctgtaaaatacatctttttattagcatttatgaaatctagtgacaatatttcatgaataatatccttagattaacattcttaataaatggcagtaaaataagcacacatctgattgaggagtcagagtgttacaacctggcatttacacattgtgtggcgttggggttgtccggctttttgtgtggccataaacacaacactggctaagtgccatgagtgcgtgtgttggtgcaggtgagacagagcgagcggcttctgttgaaacgacggatgacaaagttggtttaagcctggtttgtatggcagaaaattaccagtttttatagataaaagtttttttactcttgtttttggtgtggttacaaacagttttgctcaataaagtgattgatggaattcctgtccgtaaagtgtctcgacagacgacaattgaactgtgttgacaaatattgttttattcattggggccactctttttgtcacttgtcactcatagagttgcattgcaaaatcatacagaataaattgtaatgtgttcattttgtttaaagttcagatgggatttttgattttctgcgcggcattaatttgctgttgCTTAGAGGACGCGTgtgcactgcgcaattgcgcaggcgcgcaccttagagggaacgttgctcaggagcgacttatgtgtgaaattattaacacattaccgtaaaatatcaaataatattatttagctcattcacgtaagagactagacgtataagatttcatcggatttagcgattaggagtgacagattatttggtaaacgtatagcatgttctatatgttatagttatttgaatgacccttaccataatatgttacgttaacataccaggcaccagttggttatttatgcgtcatataacgtacacttattcagcctgttgttcactattctttatttatatgaaattgcctttcaaatttctatttttggtgttgggttttatcaaataaattttcccaaaaaatgcgacttatatgtgtttttttccttctttattatgcatttccggccgcagcaacttatactccgaaaaatacggtactctcttGCATAGTTAATTtttgcttaagaaaagaccccaatatttctgCACAGCAaggaacatttttaaactttgtaattgaaatacatgtcatttatttgcataaAACTTTGTAACAGTTTTATCTTAAGTTCTTAGCCTTAGCGTGTAAGGTAAAAGTGCTTGTAAggtgaaaattaattgcatgattaatttAAGTGTGTTCgtgattaatgcaataattttttgtgattaatctgatgaTGGTGCAAATGTTtataaatgtttacacacacacacaggttcaaCAAGAGGCACAAGGACATGTCCACTGCTGATGTCAGTGCAACAGTGCCAGCACCGATTTCGGAGGCAATGACGAAAGAGTCACTTCCTGCAGCCAAAGGATGGATTGCAGAGGTCACCCACCCCCGTGAATCACCAAATTATGAGCATCTAGCTGACACATCTGGCCTGGCATCGACACTGGGCGCGCCTGTCGTGCCAAAGCTCTATCGTGCTATTGCGTGCCGTGCTGCTCCTTTATCCCCCACTTTTGCTGCTGCATCCTCCACCTGTGTTGCTGCCGCCGCATCGGCCACATCTGCTGCTGCTGCCACCACGTGCGCCTCCACTAAGATACCACGCTCAACAGCCTGGTATAGCAAAAAGAAGGCTCTCAACCAAGGATTTATCAACGCCCTTCCACCGAAACATAATGAGTGTTTCAGATGCAAGCTTTGTGGCTTTCCCAAGAACAAGGAGCATGGCCACAGTCGCTACAGAAACGAGACCTTCTGCTCACGTTCCCAGGGGCTTTCGGTGGAGGAGTGGCTAGCTGAGAAGAGGAGCCAGAAAACTCCAAGACAGGTAATGGTGTTGTATGTTTAAGATTGTTGCTCTTGCCTTTGACTTGCACTACTTCTACTTGTTTTACCGATTGCTTAATCTTGTCACCCACAGAGGCAAATCCAGCACATGAGGGGCGTTCGCCAATTGCAACCAAGAACAATAGACACTACTAGCCGACTGCGGAAAATGTTGCCAAAGCCGCAACTGTAATCCTTGTGGGCCTGATTTTAAAAAGGCATTGTTTATTGTCTTCTTTTTTAATTATGTACATTATAATGTACGTTATTGAATTGTGTATTGTGTCCCTCTTGTACATTAACATGTACATTATTTTACTATTGTCTTTCTTGGCAATTAATCACTTCAATTTActgaaggtttgcgtgtactaaaacacatgcaaacctaATAGCACAAGCAAAGCTGATCCACGTATTTGGACTGACAGAAATAGAAAATATTAGACatgttgtctattcagcaatttccttttcATCATTTTATAGctactggatgacttaaaggagaactgcacttcttGTGGAATTTtgttcacaatcctaatgagagacaagaagacaaaaggttttggagtttttttgcatatttaatTTGTAAAAATCGGCTAGTTATTGGTGGCTGCAAATGCAGTGATGCGAGCAATCCAATCTGCCGCTAAATCACTTTTAATGCATccaaaaatcaccaaaaatacttcatttacattccgtaacctgtataataaccaagctgtactgacattgttattgtaagagcgaacactaaaTAACTTTTTCTAGCATAGTAGCACGTCGTCTTGGGACGTAAGCTAGCTATGGcaagatatcaatcaatcaatcaatcaatgtttatttatatagccctaaatcacaagtgtctcaaagggctgcacacgccACAACGATAAGCTAGCTTTTGCGTCGGCAGGTGAattgcttttgagtttttactgcAAAACACAatgtgatagaacaccaatctgtactgactggaaaaacatgaaaaatcattttacagtatctgtaaagtattagcccacatttcatgttttgtttgtacacagtgtATGTAACTGTAATATCAGGCATGATGATCAATATAttagtgactcactcaatggaccgTTGTCTGTTTGTTGCAGCTGGCTGGGGAAGTTTTTTCAAGTTGAATTTGGGTGTGCACGCCATATATGTccacatagcttggctccaagttccacatttataccCACAAGTCACGCCAACCTCACTCTCTGTGCTTCCGTCTGTTCtaacgtttcaccctctcttcGTGCTTGCTTCTCTAAGCAGTAGTTAAACCTCGGTGTTttcagcttaaaaaaaataaggttgtgaatcctcatttgtccaaaaatagttgtcttcattgtctgttaccaagtctgccatgattagaaacacactcgcgtttgttgccggaagtaggaacacacatttgttgccagaagtgcgctgctatggaaatggaaatatTGCGCTGAGGTAAGAAGTTCCCgtgatacaaaacccaaaaccagtgaagttggcacgttgtgtaaatcgtaaataaaaacagaatacaatgatctgctaatctttttcaacctatattcaattgaatagactgcaaagacaagatacgtaatgtttgaactggtaaactttgggttttttgcaaatattaactcatttggaatttgatgcctgcaacatatttcaaaaaaagctggcacaagtggcaaaaaagactgagaaagttgaggaaagctcttcaaacacttatttggaacatccaacaggtaaacaggctaattgggaacagcatcttccatgaaatgttcagtcattcacaaataaggatggggttagggtcaccattttgtgaacaaatgcgtgagcaaattgtcgaacagtttaagaacaacatttctcaacgagctattgcaaggaattcagggatttcaccacgtaatgtccgtaatatcatcaaaaggttcagagaatctggttaaatcactgcacgtaagcggcaaggccgaaaaccaacattgaatgcccgtgatcttcgatccctcaggcggtactgcatcaaaaactgacatcagtgtgttaaagatatcaccacatgggctcaggaacacttcagaaaaccgctgtcagtaattacagtttgtcgctatatctgtaagtgcaagttaaaactctactatgcgaagcgaaagccatttatcaacaacacccagaaccgccaccggcttcgctgggcccaatctcatctaagatggactgatgcaaagtgtaaaagtgttctgaggtctgacgagtccacatttcaaattgtttttggaaacagtggatgtgtcctccggaccaaagaggaaaagaaccatctggactgttataggcgcaaagattaaaaaaaaacaacagcatctgtgagggtatgggggtgtgttagtgcccaaggcatgggtaacttacacatctgtgaagacaccattaatgctgaaaggtacatacaggttttggagcaacatatgttgccatccaagcaacattatcatggctGCCCCAGCTGCTTAttgcagcaagacaatgccaaaccctgtgttacaacagcgtggcttcatagtaaaagagtgcgggtactagactggcttacctgtagtccagacctgtctcccattgaaaatgtgtggcgcaatatgaagtctaaaataccacaacggataccccggactgttgaacaacttaagctgtacatcaagggaaataattccaactgaaaagcttcaaaaattggtctcctcagttcccaaatgtttactgagtgttgttaaaaggaaaggccatgtaacacagtggtaaaaatgcctctgtgccaacttatttttttgcaagatgttgctgccattaaaggcctactgaaacccactactaccgaccacgcagtctgatagtttatacaggtatatcaataatgaaatcttaacattgtaacacatgccaatacggccgggttaacttacaaagtgcaattttaaatttcccgcgaaacttccggttgaaaacgtctatgtatgatgacgtatacgcgtgacgtcaatggttgaaacggaagtattcggacaccattgtatccaatacaaaaagctctgttttcatcgcaaaattccacagtattctggatatctgtgttggtgaatcttttgcaatttgtttaatgaacaatgaagactgcaaagaagaaagctgtaggtaggatcggtgtatagcgtctggctgcagcaacacacccaggaggactttgatttggatagcagacgcgctatccgacgctagccgccgaccgcattgatgatcgggtgaagtccttcgtcgctccgtcgatcgctggaacgcaggtgagcacgggtgttgatgagcagatgagggctggctggcgtaggtggatagctaatgtttttagcatagctctgtgaggtgccgtagctaagttggcttcaatggcgtcgttagcaacagcattgttaagcttcaccagactggaaagcattaaccgtgtagttacaggtccatggtttaatagtattgttgattttttgtctatccttccagtcaggggtttatttattttgtttctattggcagttaagcccgatgctatcacgttagctccgtagctaaagtgcttcgccgatgtattgtcgtggagataaaagtcactgtgaatatccatttcgcgttctcgactctcattttaaagaggatatagtatccggggtggtttaaaatacaaatccgtgatccacaatagaaaaaggagaaagtgtggaatacaatgaacccttgtatctaagttacggtcagagcgaaaaaagatacgtcctgcactgcactctagtccttcactctcacgttcctcatccacgaatctttcatcctcgctcaaataatggggtaatcgtcgctttttcggtccgaatcgctctcgctgctggtgtaaacaatggggaaatgtgaggagcctttcaacctgtgacgtcacgctacttctggtacaggcaaggcttttttatcagcgaccaaaactttatcgtcgatgttctctgctaaatcctttcagcaaaaatatggcaatatcgcgaaatgatcaagtatgacacatagaatggatctgctatccacgtttaaataaaaaaaatgtcatttcagtaggcctttaaattctaagttaatgattctttgaaaaaaaaaaaacaagtttctcagttagaacattaaaatgttgtctttgcagtctattcaattgaatataagttgaaaagttgcaaatcaatgtattctgttttcatttacgtgCATgaataacgtgccaacttcactggttttgggttttgtagttaaaatagaacacaataaaaagtggcaagataattggaataaggaaacaaaaggtatggagtattacaaagtccagaggagagtaggtgtaatgagaAGAAGGAACAGAAATAGaaaggaagaagacattattactagaatgagattaggacatacatatctaaatagttcattgaaattgatagggaaacataatacaggtgtgtgtgtgtgtgtgtgtatgtgtgtgactgtTGCCATCAGATAGAGAgtgtaggacatgttttaatacaatgtaggaaatacaatagagaaagggaaatgAGTTAGAAAGAGAAGGTTAGGTTAGTTAAGTGGAAGATattttaggattgcactcagaacacgtaaatggtaaatgggttgtatttgtatagcgcttttctacctttttaaggaactcaaagcactttgacactattttccacattcacccattcacacacacacattcacacactgatggcgggagaggccatgcacggcgctaaccaggcccatcaggagcaagtgtgaagtgtcttgctcaaggacacaagagatgtgactaggatggtagaaggtggggattgaaccagtaaccctcagattgctggcacggccactcttccaactTCGCCATGTCCCACGTAGGAtgctatatacatttttaaaaaagactgGGTTGAATAAAATAATATAGAGTAGGGTTCCACCTCGGTCCACACTCCATTTTAGAATGTTGTCAACAGTATTATGCTCCAGACAAAAcattttctacataaatgtcgatttatgaaagaaAGGCCTACATTttgtaattggcttaatggtttacaatcatcaatcaaatattggagaatgattaagagtacaaaagcccttaaattgatatccttgttaaaaacatttaaagtgatttaggtagccctttttgtcttttttttaaattgtctttattgttaatttttattcatatttaatactCTCTTTGCATTTGCTTTTGTTGtctttccttgttgttgaaagtgccttgacttttgtgtgaattataaatgtacaatatgtttgttgttcaataaaaaaaacaactcaattTCAGAatgtggcggtaatgcacaccagaaggttgATTGCCAAACGCcattaaacaaaagaagaagaagctcaATAGTGTCACGTGACCAAAATTCGCTTCCGGTATTGGCTGACGTTCAAAAAGCCCAACGCGGAATGGGTCGCGGATTGCAggtgtgtttattattatatttcagTATTTGCTTAACCTATTATTATCTTTCACTTTTTGCTTAACCAACTGTTTTTTTATGTTCAGTGTGTGCTTTTGTTTTAATTTGCGAATTACCGTCAGTATTTAAGCGTCGCTTGATGCGGAAGTGCTAGCAAGTGGAGTGACGTCAGCAATGGACGTCCTTCTTGAAGTGTTTGTGTGCCTTTCGTGTCCTCCTCAGACACATTTCAAGGACGTACTAACTAGTTGACGAAGCTGAAGTACATTAAATACAAAGTAGACGATTGCTGTGTTTAGCAACATTAGCTAGCTGTATCACCAATGTATTCTTGACTAGCGTCAAATTAGCATGTGTTACTATTGTAACGTTGTAGTGGTGAAATACTACGAAGCCTCAAAGAAGGCGTGCGCACATGGAAGCAGACCTAGACGATATGGGAAGTTCAATGTGAGTgaaatatttgtacatatcctcaACTAAAAGTACTAAAGGGTACTAAACTACCGTGCTCGAGTAAAAGTATTTCGTTGGAGTGCTTGTCTAAAAATATACTGGTAAAAGTAACATTTTAAGTGGGGGTTCTTCTgtgtatgggtgagggcggacctacgtcacttctgcctaccaatcccctagcaaccgggaattcgttgaaaacaaaccagctcacagcgaacacagcattgacagaaaaagcatttaacgagcgttgtggcttggaagtcggcgttaaatccttcatttacgcatttttacttattcgcatatcgtgtgaaaaaacaaaaatgtattatttgcgtcagactcgtctcagttaactttaaagcttctcaggcttagcttagcttgctagttagcttagcctgcgcgctactaagaaagagacgcggaagttatcaacaacaagatcaagtgttagtgtataaaatattgagagatttgagggctacatgtattgaatggcaacatgaaaattatagggtttattgttttttaaaaacccaactgttaagtgcaaatttaaacgaaaccggttttcgataatagctagctaggctatagactatatggtatattacttacttaacttaatcctcttcttcccgggtgggaaataaggcttcgacgactcgacgccattcatctcgctgctgtgcttgtctctgtgcctcgccccatgtaagcttcatctctttcagctccccttcaactgttcttcgccatgtgttctttggccgccctggcttacgttttcccggtggtgtccatcttaacgctgcctttggtatcctctcgttgtccggttttcgaaaatagctagctaggctatagactatatagtatataccgcatgttatttttgtccaacaacaacttcagctgtcgaacgttataaggtacaaattcaacaagtacaacattagcacggacgtata from Entelurus aequoreus isolate RoL-2023_Sb linkage group LG01, RoL_Eaeq_v1.1, whole genome shotgun sequence encodes:
- the LOC133651538 gene encoding uncharacterized protein LOC133651538, coding for MSTADVSATVPAPISEAMTKESLPAAKGWIAEVTHPRESPNYEHLADTSGLASTLGAPVVPKLYRAIACRAAPLSPTFAAASSTCVAAAASATSAAAATTCASTKIPRSTAWYSKKKALNQGFINALPPKHNECFRCKLCGFPKNKEHGHSRYRNETFCSRSQGLSVEEWLAEKRSQKTPRQRQIQHMRGVRQLQPRTIDTTSRLRKMLPKPQL